In one window of Nothobranchius furzeri strain GRZ-AD chromosome 11, NfurGRZ-RIMD1, whole genome shotgun sequence DNA:
- the mul3 gene encoding mitochondrial ubiquitin ligase activator of nfkb 1-A, translated as MGDPNPLVLIGIGSSFAFSCLFYSLYKEKKAELNKLKQIPVFRPDQHLVKVLNSAPHKRLSYVAVEGIIQADGEPLVSRYVPRCFGVIQKITTEEHWKHFNFATRTWNSRRVNKKETNNSVSFSLVSPESYLPDVYVKVQPPLEASASILERVYSKVRRAEEGVADLVLQTLSGEKPDAVVENEEMLRVGSSLIGFGEVVLEEGRVAKLQAPKNGRQYILVSSDYRSFMHRHEASASMWKMLTAVTGITGAALLAGAVSSFFGKQDRKSK; from the exons ATGGGAGACCCAAATCCTCTGGTTTTAATCGGTATCGGGTCCAGTTTTGCCTTCTCTTGTCTGTTTTATAGTCTTTATAAAGAAAAGAAGGCGGAGTTAAATAAGCTGAAG CAAATACCCGTGTTCAGACCAGATCAACACTTGGTTAAAGTCTTAAATTCAGCTCCTCACAAGCGACTCAGTTATGTTGCTGTTGAAG GTATAATCCAAGCAGATGGAGAGCCTTTGGTCAGCAGGTATGTGCCCCGGTGCTTTGGTGTAATTCAGAAGATCACCACAGAGGAGCACTGGAAGCACTTTAACTTTGCCACTAGGACTTG GAACTCTCGCAGAGTCAACAAGAAGGAGACCAACAACTCAGTGTCGTTCAGTCTGGTCAGCCCTGAGTCCTACCTGCCTGATGTTTATGTGAAGGTGCAACCCCCCCTGGAGGCCTCAGCGTCCATCCTGGAGAGGGTTTATTCCAAAGTGAGGCGTGCTGAGGAGGGTGTGGCAGATTTGGTGCTGCAGACTCTGAGTGGTGAAAAACCTGATGCAGTGGTGGAGAACGAGGAAATGTTACGCGTGGGGAGCTCCCTGATCGGGTTTGGAGAGGTGGTGCTGGAGGAAGGCCGGGTAGCAAAACTGCAGGCCCCTAAGAACGGTCGTCAATACATCCTGGTGTCCAGTGACTACAGGAGCTTCATGCACCGACACGAGGCTTCAGCCAGCATGTGGAAGATGCTGACAGCTGTGACTGGGATCACAGGAGCTGCTCTTCTAGCTGGGGCTGTGAGCAGCTTCTTTGGAAAACAGGATAGAAAGTCAAAATAG